The following proteins are encoded in a genomic region of Pseudorca crassidens isolate mPseCra1 chromosome 5, mPseCra1.hap1, whole genome shotgun sequence:
- the SON gene encoding protein SON isoform X3, translating to MATNIEQIFRSFVVSKFREIQQELSSGRSEGQLNGETNTPIEGNQAGDAAASARSLPNEEIVQKIEEVLSGVLDTELRYKPDLKEASRKSRCVSVQTDPTDEIPTKKSKKHKKHKNKKKKKKKEKEKKYKRQPEESESKPKSHHDGNVDLESDSFLKFDSEPSEMALEHPVRAFGLSDTSESPALVLEPPVVSMEVLEPHTLEILKPATKTAELSVASTSVVSVQSEQSVAVMLEPSMTKILDSFATAPVPTTTVVLKSSEPVVTMSVECQVKPGLKSLESTPPEPSKIMLLEPPVANVLEPSETLVSSETPTQVHPEPSTSTTMDFPESSATEVLRLPEQPVEVPSEIADPSMTRPQEMLELPKTTALELQESSVASAMELPGPPATSMLELQGPPVTPVLELPGPSATPVPELPGPLSTPVPELLGPPATAVPELPGPSVTSVPQLSQELPGLPAPSMGLEPPQEVPEPPVMAQELPGLPVVTAAVELPGQPVVTVAMELTEQPVTTTELEQPVGMTTVEHPGQPEVTTATGLLGQPEAAMVLELPGQPVATTALELPGQSSVTGVPELPGLPSATRALELSGQPVATGALELPGQLMAAGALEFSGQSGAAGALELLGQPLATGVLELPGQPGAPELPGQPVATVALEISVQSVVTTTELSTMTVSQSLEVPSTTALESYNTVAQELPTTLVGETSVTVGVDPLMAQESHMLASNTMETHMLASNTMDSQMLASNTMDSQMLASNTMDSQMLASSTMDSQMLATSSMDSQMLATSSMDSQMLATSSMDSQMLATSSMDSQMLATSSMDSQMLATSSMDSQMLATSSMDSQMLATSTMDSQMLATSSMDSQMLATSSMDSQMLASGTMDSQMLASGTMDAQMLASGTMDAQMLASSTQDSAMLGSKSPDPYRLAQDPYRLAQDPYRLGHDPYRLGHDAYRLGQDPYRLGHDPYRLTPDPYRMSPRPYRIAPRSYRIAPRPYRLAPRPLMLASRRSMMMSYAAERSMMSSYERSMMSYERSMMSPMAERSMMSAYERSMMSAYERSMMSPMAERSMMSAYERSMMSAYERSMMSPMADRSMMSMGADRSMMSSYSAADRSMMSSYSAADRSMMSSYTADRSMMSMAADSYTDSYTDTYTEAYMVPPLPPEEPPTMPPLPPEEPPMTPPLPPEEPPEGPALPTEQSALTAENTWPTEVPALPPEESVSLPEPPVSQSEISEPSAVLANYSASASEPSMLASEASMTVPEPPLEPESLVTSTPVESAAVAEEHEIIPERPVTYMVSETPTTSGEPTVLTSEPSVMSEAAETFDSMRASGHVASEVSMSLLEAAVPIPEPSQSTVDLPAMAVSELPAVAVPEQPAVAVPEQPAGTVSEPPAMAVPEPQAEAVPDPAAVAVQDPPAEAVPEPLALSEPEHITVPVPVVSALEPTVPVLEPAVSVFQPNVIVSEPSICVQESTVTISEPPVTLSEQTQVIPTEMVLESTPMILESNVIKGMNLLSGDQNLAPEISVQEIPMHSDEEPHAEGHLKNDSYETESGMNIDLNINNHLIAKEMEHNTVSAASTGAVGETGEEKILPTNETKQCTVLDTCPTVSETDVGGTLSSTGSLALEPDALGTGKGLEFATASAFSSISKYDVEVSLTTQDTEHDMVISTSPSGGSEADIEGPLPAKDIHADIPANNNFVSKDAEGSLPIQESDQTLAVALSPKESSGEDKEVPLPTKEILSDSGFSANIDDINEADLVRPLLPKDMERLTSLRAGIEGPLLASEVERDKSAASPVVISIPERASESSSEEKDDYEIFVKVKDTHEKSKKNKNRDKGEKEKKRDSSLRSRSKRSKSSEHKSRKRTSESRSRARKRSSKSKSHRSQTRSRSRSRRRRRSSRSRSKSRGRRSVSKEKRKRSPKHRSKSRERKRKRSSSRDNRKTGRARSRTPSRRSRSHTPSRRRRSRSGGRRSFSISPSRRSRTPSRRSRTPSRRSRTPSRRSRTPSRRSRTPSRRSRTPSRRRRSRSVVRRRSFSISPVRLRRSRTPLRRRFSRSPIRRKRSRSSERGRSPKRLTDLNKAQLLEIAKANAAAMCAKAGVPLPPNLKPAPPPSIEEKVAKKSGGATIEELTEKCKQIAQSKEDDDVIVNKPHVSDEEEEEPPFYHHPFKLSEPKPIFFNLNIAAAKPTPPKSQVTLTKEFPVSSGSQHRKKEADSVYGEWVPVEKNGEENKDDDNVFSSSLPSEPVDISTAMSERALAQKRLSENAFDLEAMSMLNRAQERIDAWAQLNSIPGQFTGSTGVQVLTQEQLANTGAQAWIKKGQILVAVFLPRSVPALLFTTLLLPRPRISS from the exons ACTTGAAGGAGGCTTCCAGAAAAAGTAGATGTGTGTCTGTACAAACAGATCCTACTGATGAAATACCTACCAAAAAGTCGAAGaaacataaaaagcacaaaaataaaaagaagaaaaagaagaaagaaaaggaaaaaaagtataaaagacaGCCAGAAGAATCTGAATCAAAGCCGAAATCACATCATGATGGGAACGTAGATTTAGAATCAGATTCCTTTTTGAAGTTTGATTCTGAACCTTCAGAAATGGCACTGGAGCATCCTGTAAGAGCGTTCGGCCTATCTGACACCAGTGAGTCTCCTGCACTTGTGCTAGAACCTCCTGTAGTATCTATGGAGGTATTAGAGCCACACACCTTAGAAATTCTGAAGCCAGCTACAAAAACTGCAGAACTGTCAGTTGCATCTACATCAGTAGTTTCAGTGCAGTCAGAGCAGTCTGTAGCAGTAATGCTGGAACCATCCATGACAAAGATTCTGGATTCCTTTGCAACAGCACCAGTGCCTACTACAACAGTAGTGCTAAAGTCATCTGAGCCGGTTGTGACAATGTCAGTGGAGTGTCAGGTGAAGCCTGGGCTGAAATCTTTGGAGAGCACACCTCCAGAGCCATCAAAGATCATGTTGTTAGAGCCTCCAGTAGCAAACGTGCTAGAGCCATCAGAAACCCTTGTGTCATCAGAGACACCTACTCAGGTGCACCCTGAGCCAAGCACATCAACAACAATGGATTTTCCAGAGTCATCGGCAACTGAAGTGCTAAGATTGCCAGAGCAGCCTGTGGAAGTACCATCGGAGATTGCAGATCCATCCATGACAAGACCGCAGGAGATGCTGGAGCTGCCCAAGACCACAGCGTTGGAGCTGCAGGAGTCGTCGGTGGCCTCAGCGATGGAGTTGCCGGGGCCACCTGCGACCTCCATGCTGGAGTTGCAGGGGCCCCCTGTGACTCCAGTGCTGGAGTTACCTGGGCCCTCTGCTACCCCGGTGCCAGAGTTGCCAGGGCCCCTTTCTACCCCAGTGCCTGAGTTGCTAGGGCCCCCTGCGACAGCAGTGCCTGAGTTGCCGGGGCCCTCTGTGACGTCAGTGCCACAGTTGTCGCAGGAATTGCCAGGGCTTCCAGCACCATCCATGGGGTTGGAGCCACCACAGGAGGTACCAGAGCCACCTGTGATGGCACAGGAGTTGCCAGGGCTGCCTGTGGTGACAGCAGCAGTAGAGCTGCCAGGGCAGCCTGTGGTTACAGTAGCAATGGAGTTGACCGAACAACCTGTGACGACGACAGAGTTGGAGCAGCCTGTGGGGATGACAACGGTGGAACATCCTGGGCAGCCTGAGGTGACGACGGCAACTGGGTTGCTGGGGCAGCCTGAGGCAGCAATGGTGCTGGAGTTGCCAGGACAGCCAGTGGCAACGACAGCGCTGGAGTTGCCAGGGCAGTCTTCGGTGACTGGGGTGCCAGAGTTGCCAGGGCTGCCTTCGGCAACTAGGGCACTGGAGTTGTCGGGGCAGCCTGTGGCAACTGGGGCACTGGAGTTGCCTGGGCAGCTCATGGCAGCTGGGGCACTGGAGTTCTCGGGGCAGTCTGGGGCAGCTGGAGCACTGGAGCTTTTGGGGCAGCCTTTGGCAACAGGGGTGCTGGAGTTGCCAGGGCAGCCTGGGGCGCCAGAGTTGCCTGGGCAGCCTGTGGCAACTGTGGCGCTGGAGATCTCTGTTCAGTCTGTGGTGACAACAACGGAGCTGTCAACGATGACCGTGTCGCAGTCCCTGGAGGTGCCCTCGACGACAGCGCTGGAGTCGTATAATACGGTAGCACAGGAGCTGCCTACTACATTAGTGGGGGAGACTTCTGTAACAGTAGGAGTGGATCCCTTGATGGCCCAAGAATCCCATATGTTAGCTTCTAACACCATGGAGACCCATATGTTAGCATCCAACACCATGGACTCCCAAATGCTAGCGTCCAACACCATGGACTCCCAGATGCTAGCGTCCAACACCATGGACTCCCAGATGTTAGCCTCTAGCACCATGGACTCCCAGATGTTAGCAACTAGCTCCATGGACTCCCAGATGTTAGCAACCAGCTCCATGGACTCCCAGATGTTAGCAACCAGCTCCATGGACTCCCAGATGTTAGCAACCAGCTCCATGGACTCCCAGATGTTAGCAACCAGCTCCATGGACTCCCAGATGTTAGCAACCAGCTCCATGGACTCCCAGATGTTAGCAACCAGCTCCATGGACTCCCAGATGTTAGCAACCAGCACCATGGACTCCCAGATGTTAGCAACCAGCTCCATGGACTCCCAGATGTTAGCCACTAGCTCTATGGATTCCCAGATGTTAGCATCTGGTACTATGGACTCTCAGATGTTAGCTTCCGGCACCATGGATGCTCAGATGTTAGCGTCTGGTACCATGGATGCTCAGATGTTAGCATCTAGTACCCAAGATTCTGCTATGTTGGGTTCAAAATCTCCTGATCCCTACAGGTTAGCTCAGGATCCTTACAGGTTAGCTCAAGATCCCTATAGGTTAGGTCATGACCCTTATAGGCTAGGTCATGATGCCTACAGGTTAGGGCAAGACCCCTATAGATTAGGCCATGATCCCTACAGACTAACTCCTGATCCCTATAGGATGTCACCTAGACCCTATAGGATAGCACCCAGGTCCTATAGAATAGCTCCCAGGCCATATAGGTTAGCACCTAGACCCCTGATGTTAGCATCTAGACGTTCTATGATGATGTCCTATGCTGCAGAACGTTCCATGATGTCATCTTACGAACGCTCTATGATGTCTTATGAGCGGTCTATGATGTCCCCTATGGCTGAACGCTCTATGATGTCAGCCTATGAGCGCTCTATGATGTCAGCTTACGAGCGCTCTATGATGTCCCCTATGGCTGAGCGCTCTATGATGTCAGCTTATGAACGCTCTATGATGTCAGCTTATGAGCGCTCCATGATGTCCCCGATGGCTGACCGATCTATGATGTCCATGGGTGCTGACCGGTCTATGATGTCTTCATACTCTGCTGCTGACCGGTCTATGATGTCATCGTACTCTGCAGCTGATCGATCTATGATGTCATCTTATACTGCTGATCGTTCAATGATGTCTATGGCAGCTGATTCTTACACCGATTCTTACACTGATACATATACGGAGGCATATATGGTGCCACCTTTGCCTCCTGAAGAGCCTCCAACAATGCCACCATTGCCACCTGAAGAGCCACCAATGACACCGCCATTGCCTCCTGAGGAACCACCAGAGGGTCCAGCATTACCCACTGAGCAGTCAGCATTAACAGCTGAAAATACTTGGCCTACTGAGGTGCCAGCATTACCTCCTGAAGAGTCTGTGTCGCTGCCTGAACCTCCTGTGAGTCAAAGTGAGATTTCAGAGCCTTCAGCAGTGCTTGCTAATTATTCAGCGTCAGCATCAGAGCCTTCAATGTTAGCATCAGAGGCTTCCATGACTGTTCCAGAACCACCACTGGAGCCAGAGTCTTTGGTCACATCAACACCTGTAGAGTCTGCTGCTGTAGCAGAAGAGCATGAAATTATTCCAGAAAGACCAGTGACTTATATGGTGTCGGAAACTCCCACAACATCAGGTGAACCGACTGTGTTAACATCAGAGCCTTCTGTTATGTCAGAGGCAGCAGAAACTTTTGATTCCATGAGGGCTTCAGGACATGTTGCCTCAGAGGTATCTATGTCCCTGCTGGAGGCAGCAGTACCTATTCCAGAGCCATCCCAGAGCACTGTAGATCTGCCAGCCATGGCTGTCTCAGAGCTACCAGCTGTGGCTGTCCCAGAGCAACCAGCTGTGGCTGTCCCAGAGCAACCAGCTGGAACTGTCTCAGAGCCACCAGCCATGGCTGTTCCAGAGCCACAGGCTGAGGCTGTGCCAGACCCAGCGGCTGTGGCTGTCCAGGACCCACCGGCTGAGGCTGTCCCAGAGCCCCTGGCCTTGTCTGAGCCAGAGCATATTACCGTTCCTGTGCCAGTTGTTTCTGCCCTGGAGCCTACTGTGCCTGTCCTGGAACCAGCGGTGTCAGTCTTTCAACCTAACGTGATTGTTTCAGAACCATCTATTTGTGTCCAAGAATCTACTGTGACAATTTCAGAGCCTCCTGTCACTCTCTCAGAGCAGACTCAAGTAATACCCACTGAGATGGTTTTAGAGTCTACACCAATGATACTGGAGTCTAACGTTATAAAAGGAATGAATTTACTGTCTGGCGATCAAAATCTTGCTCCAGAGATTAGCGTGCAGGAGATTCCCATGCATTCAGACGAAGAGCCACATGCTGAAGGACACCTGAAGAATGATTCTTATGAAACTGAAAGTGGTATGAATATAGACCTTAATATAAATAATCACTTAATTGCTAAAGAGATGGAACATAACACAGTGTCTGCTGCCAGCACTGGTGCTGTTGGTGAAACTGGTGAAGAGAAGATTTTGCCCACCAATGAGACTAAACAATGCACAGTATTGGATACCTGTCCTACTGTTAGTGAAACTGATGTAGGAGGGACTCTGTCTTCTACTGGTTCCCTTGCTCTTGAACCTGATGCACTGGGAACTGGTAAGGGTCTTGAATTTGCCACAGCATCTGCTTTCAGTTCAATTAGTAAATATGATGTTGAAGTATCATTAACTACTCAAGATACTGAACATGACATGGTAATTTCCACCAGCCCCAGTGGTGGTAGTGAAGCTGACATAGAGGGACCTTTACCTGCTAAAGACATTCATGCTGATATACCAGCTAATAATAACTTTGTCAGTAAGGATGCAGAAGGATCATTACCTATACAGGAGAGTGACCAGACATTAGCAGTGGCTCTCAGTCCTAAAGAAAGTAGTGGAGAAGATAAAGAAGTACCTCTCCCTACTAAAGAGATACTGTCTGATTCAGGATTTTCTGCCAACATTGATGATATTAATGAAGCTGATTTAGTGAGACCATTACTTCCTAAGGACATGGAACGTCTTACAAGCCTTAGAGCTGGTATTGAAGGACCTTTACTTGCAAGTGAAGTTGAACGGGATAAATCTGCTGCCAGTCCAGTTGTAATTAGTATACCAGAAAGAGCTTCAGAGTCGTCTTCAGAGGAAAAAGATGATTATGAAATTTTTGTAAAAGTTAAGGACACAcatgaaaaaagcaagaaaaataagaacCGTGACAAaggtgagaaagagaagaaaagggactcTTCGTTAAGATCTCGAAGTAAGCGTTCCAAGTCTTCTGAACACAAATCGCGAAAGCGCACCAGTGAATCTCGTTCTAGGGCAAGGAAGAGATCATCGAAGTCCAAGTCTCATCGCTCTCAAACACGTTCACGGTCACGATCAAGACGCAGAAGGAGGAGCAGCAGGTCAAGATCAAAGTCTAGAGGAAGGCGATCTGTATCAAAAGAGAAGCGCAAAAGATCGCCAAAGCACAGATCCAAGtccagggaaagaaaaagaaaaagatcaagcTCCAGGGATAACCGGAAAACAGGTAGAGCTCGGAGTCGCACCCCAAGCCGTCGGAGCCGGAGTCACACTCCGAGTCGTCGAAGAAGATCTAGATCTGGGGGAAGAAGGAGCTTCAGCATCTCCCCGAGCCGACGGAGCCGCACCCCCAGCCGAAGGAGTCGCACCCCGAGCCGAAGGAGTCGCACCCCGAGCCGACGGAGCCGCACCCCGAGCCGACGGAGCCGCACCCCGAGCCGACGGAGCCGCACCCCGAGCCGTCGGAGAAGATCAAGATCTGTGGTAAGAAGACGAAGCTTCAGTATATCACCAGTCAGATTAAGGCGATCACGAACACCCTTGAGAAGAAGGTTTAGCAGGTCTCCCATCCGCCGTAAACGATCCAGGTCTTCTGAAAGAGGCAGATCACCTAAACGTCTGACGGATCTGA ATAAGGCTCAGTTACTTGAAATAGCCAAAGCTAATGCAGCTGCCATGTGTGCTAAGGCTGGTGTTCCTTTACCGCCAAACCTAAAGCCTGCACCTCCACCTTCAATAGAAGAGAAAGTTGCTAAAAAATCAGGAGGAGCTACTATAGAAGAACTAACTGAG aaatgCAAACAGATTGCACAGAGTAAAGAAGATGATGATGTAATAGTGAATAAACCTCATGTTTCggatgaagaggaagaagaaccTCCTTTTTATCATCATCCTTTTAAACTCAGTGAACCCAAACCCATTTTTTTCAATCTGAAT attgctGCAGCAAAGCCAACTCCACCAAAAAGCCAGGTAACATTAACAAAAGAATTCCCTGTGTCATCTGGATCTCAACATCGGAAAAAAGAAGCAGATAGTGTTTATGGAGAATGGGTTCCTGTAGAGAAAAAtggtgaagaaaacaaagatgatgATAATGTTTTCAGCAGCAGTTTGCCCTCTGAG